Within Candidatus Methylomirabilota bacterium, the genomic segment GACAGCCGCGGCGAGGTCGGGTTGCTGGCCGCCAACTGCCCGCACCGCGGCGCCTCGCTCTTCTTCGGCCGCAACGAGGAGTGCGGGCTGCGCTGCTCCTATCACGGCTGGAAGTACGACGTGACCGGCCGCTGCGTGGACATGCCGAACGAGCCGGAGGAGTCCACCTTCAAGGACAAGGTGCGCGCCCGCGCGTACCCCTGCCGCGACGTCAACGGGGTGATCTGGACGTACCTGGGCCCGCGCGAGCGCACGCCGCCTCTGCCCGCGTTCGAGATCAACACGCTGCCCGCCGCGCAGGTGTACCCGCCGCTTCTGATGCTGGAGGAGTGCAACTGGGTCCAGGCGCTCGAGGGCGACATCGACTCCTCTCACATCGACTTCGTGCACGCCAAGCGCTCGCCCGACAGCCGACAGCGCGGCACGTTCCATCGCGACAAGCGGCCGCGCCTCGAGGTGCTGCCCACCGATTACGGCGCCTGCTACTCCGCGCGCCGGCGCTCGGACACCGAAGGGCTCTACTGGCACCGCATCACCCAGTTCATCCTGCCCTTCTACTCGATGATCGCGGCGAGCGACCCCCACATCGTCTCCGCGCGGGCCTGGGTGCCGCTCGACGACCACTACAACCTCCAGGTCGTGATGCGCGCGCGGCTCGATCGGCCGGTGACCGAGGAGGAGGCGCGGCAGGTGCGCGATCCCTTCGCGTCGTGGGGCGGCTACGTCGACTCCGGCGGCGACCCGTACCGCCGCTTCTACACCGCGGCCAACATCCACAACGACTACCGGCAGGACCACGCCTTGCTGAAGGACCTGACCATCGGCATCCCGTTCCTCGGCAACCTCCAGGATCGGGCGATGACCGAGACGATGGGGCCGATCTACGACCGGACGCAGGAGCACCTCGGGACCACCGACGCGATGGTGATCCTGGTGCGGCGCCGATTGATCGACGCGGCCCGCGCGCTGCGCGACCGCGGCGTGCTACCCGCGAACGTCGACGACCCCACGCTCTGCCGGGTGCGGCCGGCCTCGGCGCTCTTGCCCGAGGGCGAGAGCTGGATCGGCGCGACCGAGAAGGCGCGGCAGTCCGACGCCGGCGTGCCGATCGCGTGGGTGCCCTTCGTCTGATGCCCGACGCGCTCGCGGACGCCGCGGCGGCCGAGAGCGGGCGGCCGCTCGCCTACTACGAGGCGGTGCCCTACCTGCTGGTGCTCGAGTCGATCGAGCGCGGCGGCGAGTGGCTTCGTCGCGCCGAGCATCCCGAGCTGCCGGGCTGCGTGGCCGAGGCCCCTTCGGCGCTGGAGGCGCTCGACCGGCTGGACGGCGAGCGGCGACGGGTGCTGCGCGCGATGTGGGAGCGCGGCGCGCCGATCCCGGTGCCGCGGCCGCCGCTGCGCGAGCCGGGCGTCTCCTAGAGTCCCGCGGATCGCCCGCATGCGTCGCGGCCGATGCGCTCGGACGCGAACGGAGGTATTGTACCCCTCGCGATGATCATCGATTGCGACGGGCACATCCTCGAGCCGCCCGATCTGTGGGAGCAATACCTCGAGGCGCGCTACAAGGCCCGCGCCATCCGGATCCGGGTCGGCGACGATGGCTACGAGTACCTGGAGATCGACGGCCGGCGGGCCACCCTGCCCCGTCCCGGCCAGCTCGGCACGCTGGGCGGCATGGGCAAGCGCGTGGACGAGGCGCGGGAGCTGCGCGAGCGCGCCCTGCGCGGCGAGATCCGGCCCGAGGAGATGCGTGGCATCCGCCCGGGACCGGAGCAGACCTATCTCCGCGGCGCCGCCTTCGGCACGATGGACATGAAGGAGCGCGTCCAGCTGCTGGACCGCGAGGGCATGGCGAAGGCGGTCCTCTACCCGACGCTCGGCCTGCTCTGGGAAGCCGAGCTGATGGACGCCGAGCTGTCGGGCGCGTACTGCCGCGCCTACAACCGCTGGATCGCCGACTTCTGCCGCGACTCCGGCGGCCGGTTGATTCCCATCGCGCATCTGTCGCTGGGCGATCCCGCCGAGGCAGCGCGCGAGCTCGAGCGCGCGGTGCGCGACGGCTGCCGCGGCGCGTTCGTCTGCCCCTTCACGATCACGCGCGTGCCCCACGGCGCCCCCGCGCACGACGCGGTGTTCGCGGCCGCGCAGGATCTCGACGTGCCGCTGGCCATCCATCCCACCTTCGAGCCGCCCGCCTGGAACGTGCACCACCGCTACGACAAGTTCGGCTGGGCGGTGTGGTACTTCGACCTCTTCGCCGGCCACGGCGTGATGCAGGCCTTCGCCACCTTCTTCCAGCTGGGCGTGTTCGACCGCTTCCCGCGCCTGCGGGTGGTGGTGCTGGAATCGCAGGCCGGCTGGATCGGCTACTTCCTCGACCGTGCCGACGCCATCTTCGGCGGGACGACGCTGGGCGCGACCGTGCGGCTCCGCGAGACGCCGTCGTACTACTTCAAGCGCCAGTGCTTCATCTCCGCCGACCCGGACGAGCGGACGATCCCCGCCATGATGCAGCTGGTCGGCGAGGACCGCTTCTTCTGGGCCAGCGACTATCCGCATCCCGATCATCCCGGCAACTACCTCGAGGAGCTGAAGGAGATGGTGGCGCCGATGCCGGACTCGGCCCGGCACGCCATCCTGGGCGGCAACGTCGCCCGCGCCTACCACCTCTCCTGATCGGAGGTCCCATGAGCTACAACCGGATCCCGGCGGATGGCCATCTCGATGTGATCTGGCTGCCCCCCGACCTCTTCGTCTCGGAGGCGCCCGCCGCCCTGAAGGACCGCATGCCCTACGTGGCCGACGGGCCCGAACCGGCGGCGCCGGCGGGAGCGCGCGCATGATCACGACCTTCGGCAGCCTCTTCGCGGGCCACGTGGATCTCGACGACGAAGGGCTCGAGGGGACCGCGGCCAACGACCGCTGGCTCTCCGACGAGCGGCTGGCCACCGTCTTCCCCAAGAGCGAGGCCATCGCCCGTCTGATGGACCGGACCGGCTACGACATCTTCTGGCTGGCCGAGCACCACTTCCAGCGCGAGGGGTACGAGTGCATCCCCAACGTGCTGATGCTGGCCCTGCACCTCTGTCATCTCACGAAGAACATCCGGGTCGGCTGCGGCTTCAACATCGCGCCGATGTGGCACCCGATCCGGATGGCCGAGGACTTCGCCACCGTCGACTGGCTCACCAACGGCCGCGTGGTGTTCGGGGTCGGGCGCGGCTACCACACCCGCGAGGTCGAGGCCTTCGGGGCGCCGCTGCTCGATCAGAACGCCAATCGCGAGCTGTTCGAGGAGCAGGTCGAGATCATCATGAAGTCGTTCAACCAGCGGGCCTTCTCGCACCGGGGCAAGCACTACACGATCCCGCCGCGCGTGCCCTACCGCGGCTACGAGCTGGAGGAGATCACGCTGGTGCCGCGGCCCAAGACGCTGCCGGTGGAGTGCTGGCAGCCGGTGGTCAGCGCGAGCCCGCGTGCGCTCGACTTCATGGCGAAGCACGACATCCGCGGCATCATCGGGGGCGGCGCCGCGCCGGGCGGGGCCAACGAGAAGGTGGTCCACGCCTTCCGCGAGGCGCGCGCCCGCGCCGGGCACGAAGGCGAGCCGGGCGAGGGTCTCTGCATCGGCTTCTCGTTCCACATCGCCGACAGCATGGAGCAGGGCATCCGGGAGGCCACGCCCTTCTTCGAGGAGAACATCAAGATGTTCGCCCCGCTCGGCTTCGTGCCCGGGCTCACTCCCGAGCAGATCGAGGCGGTGGCCGACCCGAAGCGGGCGCGCGGAGCCAACCTGCCGACGCTGCGCCAGGCCATCAAGGCGGGCTCGTGGTTGATCGGGCCGGCCGAGCAGATCACCGAGCAGCTCATGGAGATCCAGCACAAGTACCCGGGCCTCGAGGTCGTCAACGTGGGTCAGCCGGTCGGCACCCCGCAGGCGGTGATCCTCGACCAGCTCGAGCGCTTCTCGACGCAGGTGATGCCGGCCTTCAAGCGCCGCTGACCCGCCGGCCGCCCCGCGCTCGCGTGAGCCCGCTCCCGCCGTTCTTCGCCGCCGACGGGGAGCGCTTCGTTCCGTCCGTGTCGGCACGCGGCCCGTGGAGCCCTCGGCATCAGCACGGCGGTCCGCCCGCCGCGCTCCTCGCGCGCGCCTTCGCGGGCCTGGCCGGGGCCGGTGGGCAGATCGCGCGGCTCACCTTCGACTTCCTGCGTCCGGTTCCCCTCGAGCCCCTGACCGTCGCGACGCGCGTCGTGCGCGCCGGCGCGAAGGTCCAGCGCCTCGCCGGCTCACTCCTCACCGAGGACGACGCCGTCGTGATCGAGGCCACCTGCCTCGTCATGCGCGTGGCCGCCGGCAGCGTGACCGTGCTCCCGGAGCCGCGAACGCCGCCCGTGCCGCCGGCCGAGAGCACGCCATTCGAGCTGCCGCTCATGAGCGGGGACCAGGGCTATCACCGAGCGATGGAGTGGCGACTCGCCAAGGGCGCCCTGGGCCGCGGGCCGACCGCGGCCTGGCTGAGGCCTCGCGTCGCGCTCGTCGCCGGCGAGACGCCGACGCCGCTCGAGTGCCTCGTCACGGCGGCCGACTCGGCGAGCGGCGTGGCGCTGGCCGTCGATCCTCGCACCACCACGTTCGTCAACGGCGACCTGACGATCGCCCTGCATCGCGCTCCCACCGGCGAGTGGACCTGCCTCGACGCCGCCACCAGCGGCGAACGCCACGGCATCGGGCTCGCGCGGGCGCGGCTGTGGGACACGGCGGGCCTGGTGGGTCGCTCGCTCCAGACGCTGCTGCTGGAGCCGCGAGCGGACCGCTAGCTCGCCCTCGCGGCCTGGAGGGCACTATAATCCGGTTCCGGAGGACCACCATGGCGACAACTCCCGTGAAGGCACCGCAGGCGCTGGCCGAGACGAGACGCTGGGCCGCGCCGGGATCGAAGTCGGCCGCGCTCTTCGCGCAGGCCCAGGGCGTGATGCCGGGCGGCAACACGCGCACCACCGTCTACATGGCGCCCTACCCGCCCTACGCGGCGTCGGGCGACGGCTGCTGGATCACCGACGTGGAGGGCGATCGCCGGCTCGACTGCCTGAACAACTACACCGCGCTGATCCACGGTCACGCGCATCCCGCCATCGTGGAGGCGGCGACGCGGCGCCTCGCCCTGGGCTCCTCGTTCCCCCTGCCCACCCCGGAGGAGGTGGAGCTGGCCGCGCTCCTCTGCGAGCGTGTGCCCTCGGCCGAGCGCGTGCGCTTCACCAACTCGGGCAGCGAGGCGGTGATGATGGCGATCAAGGGCGCGCGGGCCTGGACCGGCCGGCCGAAGATCGCCAAGTTCGAGGGCGCCTACCACGGCTCCTACGACTACGCGGAGGTGAGCCTCGCCTCGTCGCCTCAGCACTGGGGTAGCCTGGCCGCGCCGGCCAGCACGCCGTATTCCAGGGGCGTGCCGCCGGCGGTCCTCGACGACGTGGTGGTGCTGCCGTTCAACCACGCCGAGCTGGCGGTGGCGCGCATCGAGCGCGAGGCCCGGCACCTCGCGGCGGTGCTGGTCGACCCCATCCCGAACCGCGTGGGCCTGATCCCGGCGCAGCGCGACTTCCTGCGCGCGCTGCGCGAGGTGACGTCGCGGCACGGCATCGCGCTCATCTTCGACGAGGTGATCACCTTCCGGGTCGGCTATCACGGAGCGCAGGGGGTGTTCGGCGTCACCCCGGATCTCACCACGCTCGGCAAGATCATCGGCGGCGGCTTCCCGGTGGGTGCGGTGGTCGGCCGGGCCGACGTGATGGCGGTGTTCGATCCGACCGGCGGCAAGCCGGCGGCGCCGCACGGCGGCACCTTCAACGCCAACCCGGTGACGATGGCCGCCGGGCTGGCCGGCATGCGGCTGCTGACGCCCGACGCCTTCGGCCGGCTCGACGAGCTGGGGGCGAAGCTCCGCGCGAGCCTCGAAGCCTGCTTCAAGCGCGCCGGCGTGCCCGGCGCGGTCACGGGAATGGGCTCGCTCTTCCGCCTGCATCCGACCGATCGCGAGCTGATCGACTACCGCAGCACGCGCACGACGCCGGAGGAAGACGCGCGCCTGCACCGCATGGTGCGCGGGCTCATGGAGCGCGGCGTGCTGATGTCGATCACCGGGCTCGGCTGCCTCTCCTCGCCGATGGGCGACGCGGAGCTGGAGAGCCTGGTCGAGACGTTCGCGGCGGTGCTGGCCGCCGAGAGCGCCCCCGGGAACGGAGGATGATCCAGACCGACGCGCTCACGCTGGCCCGCCGGATCCGCACCAAGGAGATCTCGCCGGTCTCGGTGGTCGAGGCGGTGCTGCAGCGGATCGAGGCGCTCCAGCCCACGGTGAACGCCTTCGTCACCGTGACCGCGGACGAGGCGCGGGAGGCCGCCCGCCGGGCCGAGGCGGCGGTGATGGCCGGCGAGCGGCTCGGCCCGCTCCACGGCGTGCCGTTCTCGGTGAAGGACCTGCTCTTCACCAGGGGCACGCGGACGACGATGGGCTCGCTCATCTTCGCCGACCAGGTGCCGACCGAGGACGCGGTGCCGGTGCGGCGGCTGCGGGAGGCCGGCGCGATCCTGATCGGCAAGACGACCACGCCCGAGTTCGGCCACAAGCCCTTCACCGACAGCCCGCTGTTCGGGGCGACCCGCAATCCGTGGGACCTGTCGCGCACCGCGGGCGGCTCGTCGGGCGGCGCCGCCGCGGCGGTGGCCACCGGGCAGGGGCCGCTGGCCCTCGGCACCGACGGCGGCGGCTCGGTGCGCCTGCCCGCGTCCTGCTGCGGCATCGTCGGGCTCAAGCCCACGCTCGGACGCGTGCCGCACGTGCACCAGGCCGATCTCTTCTCCTCCACGTCCTACATCGGCCCGATGGCGCGGACGGTGGCGGAGGCCACCGCGTGCTTCGACGTCATCGTCGGCTTCGATCCGCGCGATCCGTACTCGCGGCCGGAGCCGTCCGACGACCCGCGCGAGGTCACGGTGCGCGGGCTGCGGATCGGCTGGCTTCCGCGCGTGGGCAACCACCTGGTCGATCCGGAGGTGCTCGGAGAATGCGAGGGCGTGGTGGGCTACCTGGAGGGCCAGGGCGCTCACGTCGAGACCATCGAGGAGGACCTCTCCGCGTTCGAGCGCACGTTCCTGATCGGGCTGCAGGCCGGCCTCGCCGCGCGGGTGGGCCCGCACATGGCGACGTTCGGCGACAAGGTCGCGCCGAGCCTGCGCGAGTCCATCGAGCGCGGGGCGCAGTGGACCGCGGTGGACTGGGTGAACGCGCTGGGCCAGCGGACCGCGATGTACCGGCGCGCGCACGGCTGGCTGCAGCGCTTCGACTTCCTGGTCTCGCCCACGCTCTCCCGCCCCGCCCTCCCCGTCGATCACGACGCCTTCCGTCCGATCTCCATCGCCGGGCAGGTCGCCGGCTCGATCCGCGGCGCCTGGTATCCGTATCTCTGGCCGTTCAATCTGTCGGGCCACCCGGCGGTGTCGCTGCCGTGCGGCTGGTCGTCCGACGGCCTGCCCATCGGCCTGCAGATCGTCGGCCCCTGGTACGGAGATCGCCGCGTGCTCGCCCTCGCCGGCCACCTCGAGCGCGAGCGCCCGTGCGCGCGCCCGATGCCGCTCTAACCCGCTCGCTCCGGAGGCACGTCATGCCGCTCTCGCCCAAGGGCTTCCCGGTCCTGCTCAGCTTCGACATCGACGCCGAGACCATGTGGACAGCCCGCGACCCCAAGAACGCCGAGCGCCCCATCGTGATGAGCCAGGGCGCCTACGGCTGGAAGGTCGGCATGCCGCGCATCCTCGACCTGCTCGCCCGCTACGGGCTGCGGGTGACGTTCTTCGTGCCGGGCCTCGTGATGGAGCAGCGGCCGGCCATGGTGGAGGCGATCCTCAAGGCCGGCCACGAGATCGCGCACCACTCGTGGTCGCACGCCTGGATCGTCAACCTCACGCTCGAGCAGGAGCGCGAGGAGATGG encodes:
- a CDS encoding Rieske 2Fe-2S domain-containing protein, whose product is MLSHEDNELLCRVGRGTPMGELLRHYWMPCLPSFELPAPDCPPKKVRLLGEDLVAFRDSRGEVGLLAANCPHRGASLFFGRNEECGLRCSYHGWKYDVTGRCVDMPNEPEESTFKDKVRARAYPCRDVNGVIWTYLGPRERTPPLPAFEINTLPAAQVYPPLLMLEECNWVQALEGDIDSSHIDFVHAKRSPDSRQRGTFHRDKRPRLEVLPTDYGACYSARRRSDTEGLYWHRITQFILPFYSMIAASDPHIVSARAWVPLDDHYNLQVVMRARLDRPVTEEEARQVRDPFASWGGYVDSGGDPYRRFYTAANIHNDYRQDHALLKDLTIGIPFLGNLQDRAMTETMGPIYDRTQEHLGTTDAMVILVRRRLIDAARALRDRGVLPANVDDPTLCRVRPASALLPEGESWIGATEKARQSDAGVPIAWVPFV
- a CDS encoding amidohydrolase family protein; the encoded protein is MIIDCDGHILEPPDLWEQYLEARYKARAIRIRVGDDGYEYLEIDGRRATLPRPGQLGTLGGMGKRVDEARELRERALRGEIRPEEMRGIRPGPEQTYLRGAAFGTMDMKERVQLLDREGMAKAVLYPTLGLLWEAELMDAELSGAYCRAYNRWIADFCRDSGGRLIPIAHLSLGDPAEAARELERAVRDGCRGAFVCPFTITRVPHGAPAHDAVFAAAQDLDVPLAIHPTFEPPAWNVHHRYDKFGWAVWYFDLFAGHGVMQAFATFFQLGVFDRFPRLRVVVLESQAGWIGYFLDRADAIFGGTTLGATVRLRETPSYYFKRQCFISADPDERTIPAMMQLVGEDRFFWASDYPHPDHPGNYLEELKEMVAPMPDSARHAILGGNVARAYHLS
- a CDS encoding LLM class flavin-dependent oxidoreductase — its product is MITTFGSLFAGHVDLDDEGLEGTAANDRWLSDERLATVFPKSEAIARLMDRTGYDIFWLAEHHFQREGYECIPNVLMLALHLCHLTKNIRVGCGFNIAPMWHPIRMAEDFATVDWLTNGRVVFGVGRGYHTREVEAFGAPLLDQNANRELFEEQVEIIMKSFNQRAFSHRGKHYTIPPRVPYRGYELEEITLVPRPKTLPVECWQPVVSASPRALDFMAKHDIRGIIGGGAAPGGANEKVVHAFREARARAGHEGEPGEGLCIGFSFHIADSMEQGIREATPFFEENIKMFAPLGFVPGLTPEQIEAVADPKRARGANLPTLRQAIKAGSWLIGPAEQITEQLMEIQHKYPGLEVVNVGQPVGTPQAVILDQLERFSTQVMPAFKRR
- a CDS encoding thioesterase family protein, whose protein sequence is MSPLPPFFAADGERFVPSVSARGPWSPRHQHGGPPAALLARAFAGLAGAGGQIARLTFDFLRPVPLEPLTVATRVVRAGAKVQRLAGSLLTEDDAVVIEATCLVMRVAAGSVTVLPEPRTPPVPPAESTPFELPLMSGDQGYHRAMEWRLAKGALGRGPTAAWLRPRVALVAGETPTPLECLVTAADSASGVALAVDPRTTTFVNGDLTIALHRAPTGEWTCLDAATSGERHGIGLARARLWDTAGLVGRSLQTLLLEPRADR
- a CDS encoding aspartate aminotransferase family protein; the encoded protein is MATTPVKAPQALAETRRWAAPGSKSAALFAQAQGVMPGGNTRTTVYMAPYPPYAASGDGCWITDVEGDRRLDCLNNYTALIHGHAHPAIVEAATRRLALGSSFPLPTPEEVELAALLCERVPSAERVRFTNSGSEAVMMAIKGARAWTGRPKIAKFEGAYHGSYDYAEVSLASSPQHWGSLAAPASTPYSRGVPPAVLDDVVVLPFNHAELAVARIEREARHLAAVLVDPIPNRVGLIPAQRDFLRALREVTSRHGIALIFDEVITFRVGYHGAQGVFGVTPDLTTLGKIIGGGFPVGAVVGRADVMAVFDPTGGKPAAPHGGTFNANPVTMAAGLAGMRLLTPDAFGRLDELGAKLRASLEACFKRAGVPGAVTGMGSLFRLHPTDRELIDYRSTRTTPEEDARLHRMVRGLMERGVLMSITGLGCLSSPMGDAELESLVETFAAVLAAESAPGNGG
- a CDS encoding amidase family protein — its product is MIQTDALTLARRIRTKEISPVSVVEAVLQRIEALQPTVNAFVTVTADEAREAARRAEAAVMAGERLGPLHGVPFSVKDLLFTRGTRTTMGSLIFADQVPTEDAVPVRRLREAGAILIGKTTTPEFGHKPFTDSPLFGATRNPWDLSRTAGGSSGGAAAAVATGQGPLALGTDGGGSVRLPASCCGIVGLKPTLGRVPHVHQADLFSSTSYIGPMARTVAEATACFDVIVGFDPRDPYSRPEPSDDPREVTVRGLRIGWLPRVGNHLVDPEVLGECEGVVGYLEGQGAHVETIEEDLSAFERTFLIGLQAGLAARVGPHMATFGDKVAPSLRESIERGAQWTAVDWVNALGQRTAMYRRAHGWLQRFDFLVSPTLSRPALPVDHDAFRPISIAGQVAGSIRGAWYPYLWPFNLSGHPAVSLPCGWSSDGLPIGLQIVGPWYGDRRVLALAGHLERERPCARPMPL